The Candidatus Eisenbacteria bacterium genomic sequence AGCAGGGCAAGAATCCCCCGCTCCCTGCTCTTTCTCAGAAACGTCATGTCTACCTCACTTCGAGCTTGAGCTGTCCGTGGGGTTGGCCGCCTGGTGGGGGGTGCCAGACGCTTCATCGCCCGTGACTGAGTGGAAACCCCCGCGCAAACCTTGGGTTTATAGCAGGTTGAGGGGCGGGTGTCGAGGGCTGGGTTCGCGGGCCGGGTCGAGCCGAAACGGGCCGACGAGGGCCTTACGACGCCTCGCTGACCTCATTCGAGAGTAGCTGGTCGATCGTCTCGCGCCGCCTGACGAGGCGGAACCGGCCTTCGCTCTCGCGCATGACCTCGGGGGCCGTGGGGTAGGAGTTGTAGTTCGAGGTCGACATTGCCGCGCAGTAGGCACCGGCGCCGCCCACCACCACCAGATCGCCGATCTCCGGCAGCGGCACCTCCCGCGGCGCCAGCGCCTCCGGGTCGCCCGAAGCGGGCGTGAGGATGTCGCCCGTCTCGCAGCAGGGTCCGACGAACACAACCGCGGTCTGGGGCCGCTTGCTGGCGACGACCTCGATCGGGTGCTGGGCGCCGTAGAGGGACGGCCGGGTCACTTCCGTCATGCCGGTGTCGAGCTTCGCGAAGACGTACCCGCCGACGCCGGTATCCACCACGTCGACGCAGGTCGCCAGGACGAGGCCGCCGTTCGCGACCAGGTAGGTGCCGGGCTCGATCTCGAGGCGGAGCGAACGTCCGGTGCGACGCTGGAAATCGAGAAGCGCATCGCGTACGACCGCCCCGACCACCGCGAGGTCGGTCTCGTGCTCCCCCGCGACGCGCGCCACCTTGAATCCGCCCCCGAGGCTCACCGTCGCCACGTCGAGCAGGCGCTCGGCGATGTCGAGTACCATCGAGGCGACCCGGGTCCAGACGGCGGGATCGTTCCCCGATCCGATATGGGTGTGGAGGCCGCGGATCGTGACCCGGTGCCGCGCGGCGGTCGCCTTGGCTTCGTCCAGGTACTCGTGCCAGATCCCGAAGCTCGAGGCGGGCCCTCCGGTGTTCACGCGGTGTATCGACCCGCTCCCCAGGCCCGGGTTGACGCGGATCGTGACGTCCCGACCGGCGAACGCGTGGCCAAAGCGGTCGAGCTGATGGAGGGAGCAGGCGTTGTAGAGGATTCTTCGCTCGACGAATTCCTCCAGGCGCCTGGAAGGCATCTGCGAGGTGAGCATGATGCGCTCGGGCGCGAATCCGGCCCGGAGCGCCCGCTCGACCTCGTGATCGCTCGACGCATCGATGTGGAGCCCGAGATCCCGGAAGATCCCGAGAACGGCGTGGTTCGAATTCGCCTTGATCGCGTAGCGGACGGTGATGCCGAACGCATGGGGGAACGCGAGGGCGCGCCGCGCCGCCGCCTCGAGGGTCGCGCGGTCGTACACGTAGCATGGGGTGCCGAAACGCTCTCGTACGGCCGCGGCCTCGCGCGGTGTCAGGAACAAATTCTCAACCGCCCCGGGCTAGCGGCCCACCGTATGGGTCGGGCGCGGATTGGCGTGCCGCTGCACGTTCTCGTCACGGCCCGAGCCCACGGAAACGAGCCGGATGGGAACCCCGGCCAGCTCCTCGAGCCGGTCGAGGTAGCGCCGCGCCTCGCGCGGGAGATCGTCCCATTGCCGCGCGCGCCCCGTGGCGGCCTCCCAGCCCTGGAATCTCTCGCAGACCGGACGCGCGTCGCGGAGCTCGGCCAAGGACTCCGGCATCTCCACCACGCGCACGCCGCGGACATCGTACGCGGTGACGGCCTGCACCTCGGTCAGGGAGTCGAGGACGTCGAGCTTGGTGATCACGATCTGGGTGAGCCCGTTGACGCGCACGGCGTGGCGGATAGCGACGGCATCGAACCAGCCGCACCGGCGTGGCCTCCCGGTCGTGGCGCCGTATTCGTTTCCTTCCTCGCGCAGGATCTCCGCGAGCTTGCCCTCGAGCTCGGACGGGAACGGCCCGTTCCCGACGCGGGTCGCGTAGGCCTTCGCCACGCCGATCACCTCGTCGATGTAGGTCGGTCCGATGCCCACGCCCGTGCACGCGCCGCCCGAGACGGCGCTCGAGGACGTGACGTACGGGTACGTGCCGTGGTCCAGGTCGAGGTGGGTTCCCTGCGCGCCTTCGAGAAGGATCCGCTTGCCCGCGGCGAGCGCCGCGTTGACCTCGCGCGACACGTTGGCCACGATGGGACGGAGAAGCTCGGCGTCGCGCTCGCAGCGCGCGAGCACGTCTTCCATCGGCTCGACGGGCGCGTCGGTGCCAACCATGCGGAGCGTGCGCTCCCGCAGCGACCGCAGGCGCTCCGACCGGATTTCGGGATCGAGGAGGTCCACGACGCGAAGCCCCACGCGGCCGGCCTTGTCCGTATAGGCCGGGCCGATGCCCCGCCCGGTCGTTCCGATCGGGCTGTCGCCCCCCTCGGTCTGACGCTCGAGGACCCGGTGGTCGGGCAGGATGACGTGGGCCGATCCCGAGACGAAGAGCCGGCCCTCCACCGAGATGCCCTGCTTCAGAAGCTTCTCCCGCTCCGTCCGCAGCGCCTCCGGGTCGATGACCACCCCGTTCCCGATGTAGCAGACCGTGCGGGGGCGAAGGATTCCCGAAGGAATCAAATGAAGGATGAACTGCTTGTCGCCCACGCAAACGGTATGGCCCGCGTTCGGGCCACCTTGGTACCGGGCAACGACATCCGCCTCCTGGCTCAGCAGGTCGACGATCTTTCCTTTTCCCTCATCGCCCCATTGGGCGCCTACGACGACGCGGCACGACATGACGCTGTTCCCCTCCGAACGCAAAAAAGCCGCGAGGACCTGACCTGGATGGCCTCCCCTCGCGGCAAATCAACTCGGGCGTAGCCAAGTAAGAATACCCGAGCCGCCGGCGCGCCGTCAATACGTTGGTGCGGGCGTGTCCGGTCCTCCTTGGCCCCAAAATAGAGAGGGGAGAGGCCGACCGCTCCTCTCCCCGACTTCTCCGGTGGGCTGTTGGAATTAGCCAGGCCACACCAGGCTAATGCGCGCAGCGTGTAGCGCTAGCTACAGCCACCTCCGCTGATCCGACTGCCACATTTATGCAATGGACCACCTCCTTTCCGCGATTCCTCAATGCTCGCGCCGTCTCGAAACGGTGTCAACGAAAAATCGACTGCCCGGGCGCTCAGCGCCCCGCCGGGGCGGTCTCCATCTGCGTAAGAAGCAGCTTCACGATCTCCTCCCCAACCGCCTCCTGGGCCTCCACGGTGGCCGCGCCGATGTGGGGGGTCAGGACGACCCGGGGATGGGAGAGGAGCGGCGAGCCCTTCGGAGGCTCCCCGGCGAAGACGTCGAGCGCGGCGCCGGAGAGGGCCCCGGTCTCGAGCGCGGCGAGGAGCGCCGACTCGTCCACCAGCCCGCCCCGGGCCGCATTGACCAGGATCGCCCCGCGCGGCATCCGCGCGATCTGGGCCGGGCCGATCATCCCCTTCGTCTCCGGCGCGAGCGGCACGTGGAGGGTCAGGATGTCGGCCCGCCCGAGGAGGTCCTGGAGGGCGAGCGGCTCGACCCCCATGACCCGGGCCCGCGTATCGGAAACATGCGGATCGTGCCCGACGCAGGGCATCTCGAAGCCACGCGCGCGTTGCGCGACGGCGCGGCCGATCTTGCCCAGCCCGACGATGCCGAGCGTCTTGCCCCGAAGCTCCCGGCCCATGTAGCGCGACTTGTCCCACTCGCCGCGCTTGACCGACGCGTCGGCGGCCGGGATCTGCCGGAGGAGACCGAGGAGGAGGCCGAAGACAAGCTCCGCCACGGCCACCGCGTTCGCCCCGGGCACGTTCAGCACCCCGATGCCCCGCTCCTTCGCGGCGGCGACGTCGATGTTGTCGAGCCCGGCGCCCGCGCGCGCCACCCAGCGGAGCCGGGGCGCCGCCTCGATCAGCCGGCGGGAGACCTTGGTGCCGCCACGGACGATCCAGGCGTCGATCTCGGCGACGAGCGGCAATAGCTCGGCTTCCGTGAGTCCTCGGCGTACGTCGACTTGAATCCCTGGGGAAGCGCGCAGCGTTTCGAGCGCGCGGGCGGAGAGCGGATCGCTGACGAGGACGCGGCGGGTCATGCCGCGGCCCCCGGCACTGCGGCGGACCGGGTCACTTCGCCGCGCGGCGGAACGATTCCTGCGCCGCTTGAAGCGCCGTGCCCGGCTCGGCCCTGTAGCCGTGGTCGATCAGGGCCGATTCGAAGGCGCCCACAAGGCGGAGGATATCGCCCTCGTCGTAATAGCCGATGTGCCCCAAGCGAAGGATCTTCCCTTTGAGCTGGTTCTGGCCCCCGGCGATCTTGACGCCGTACCGGTGCTCCATCGTTTTCATGACCGCGCCCCCGTCGACCCCCTCCGGCACCGTCACCGCCGTGAGCGTATTCGAGGGCACCTCCGCGAAGAGGCTGAGACCCAACGCCGTCGCTGCCCGCCGGGTCGCGTCCGCGTTCCGCTGGTGCCGCTCGAAGATCTGGGTGCGCCCTTCCTTCGACATTAGGATAGCCGCGGCGCGTGCGGCCAGCACCAACGTGATCGCAGGGGTGAACGGAGTGTCGCCCCGCTCCAGCTCGGAGCGCGCCTTCNNNNNNNNNGCGCCTTCTCGGCGAGGGCCCAGCCGCGGGGGGAGAAGCAGACGAACCCCAGCCCGGGCGGAATCATCATCCCCTTCTGCGAGCCCCAGACCACGCAGTCGATATCCGACCTGTCGAAGTCGAGGTCGTAGACCCCGTAGCTCGTGATCGCGTCGACGATCGTGGAGACGCCGCGCGCCTTTGCCGCACGCGCGATCTCGTTCGCCGGGAAGAGCGCCCCCGTCGAGGTCTCGCTGTGCGTCAGGAAGAGTGCCTTCGCCTTCGGATGCGCGGCGAGCGCCTCCTCCGCCTGCTTCACGGTCGCCACGCGCCCCCAGGGAACGCTCACCATCCGCGCCGTGACGCCGTAGGCCTCGCAGATCACGCGCCACCGGTCGCCGAACTTCCCTCCCTCGACGACGATCGCCTCGTCGCCCGGGGAAAGCACGTTGGCCGCCGCGGCCTCCATCGCCCCGCTGCCCGAGCAGGCGAGCGTCAGGACCGGCTGCGTCGTGCCAAGGTGCTCGGCCAAGAGCTTCGTCATCTCGAGAAATTGGGTCCGGTACTCGTCGGTCCGGTGGTGGATGATCGGCCGCGCCATCGCCTCCAATACTTCGGCGGGAAGCTGGGTCGGTCCGGGAGTGAAGAGGACGCGCTTCAACGGAGGCTCTTTCGCGCGGCCTTACTCAAGAGGGGCGGATCAGTGGGCCAGGTGTACGCGCTCTTCGTCGGGATCGCGCTGGACGCTCTGTCTCGACTCGCCCGGGTTGAGCGCGATCTCGAGCACCTCGTCCATCGTTTCGACGAGCCTGAAGATAACCCCGTTCCGAACGAAGTCGGGGAGCTCCTTCAGGTCCTTCTCGTTCAGCTTCGGAATGATGACCTCTTTCACGCCGGCGCGCATGGCCGCGACCACCTTCTCGTTCAGCCCCCCGATCGGGAGGACGTTGCCGAGGAGCGTGATCTCGCCCGTCATCGCCACGTCGTCCCGGGTCGGGACTCCCGTGAGGGCCGAGACGAGCGCCGTGGCCATCGTGATGCCGGCCGAGGGGCCGTCCTTCGGGATCGCTCCCTCGGGCAGGTGCACATGCACGTCGACGTCCTTGTAGAACTTCTTGTCGAGACCCAACGGGGTCGCCCTCGAGCGCGTGTAGGAAAGCGCCGCGAGGCCTGATTCGCGCATCGTCTCGCCGAGCTTGCCGGTCAAGGAGAGGGCTCCCGAGCCGGGCACCACGCTCACTTCCACGTTGAGCAGGTCGCCGCCAGCGTCGGTCCACGCCAGGCCCGTCGCCACGCCCACGCGCGATCGCCGCTCGATCTGGCTGTCGAGGAACTTCGGAACGCCCAGGTACGCCTGGAGGCCGCTCTCGGTGACGTGGAACGTGCGCGCCTTGCCGGTCGTCGCCTTCTTCCGGGCGATCTTCCGGCAGACGGCCGCGATTTCGCGCTCCAGATTCCGGACGCCCGCCTCACGCGTGTATTGGTTGATGATCCCTCGGAGGGCCTTGTCGCCGATCTTGAGATCGGTCGGCTCGAGGCCGTGCGCTTTGGCTTCCTTGGGGAGCAGGAACTTCTTCGCGATCTCCACCTTCTCGAACTCGAGGTACCCGGGCAGACGGATGATCTCCATCCGGTCGACCAGGGCCGCTGGGATCGAGTAGAGGGTGTTGCTCGTGGTGATGAACATCACCTGGGAGAGGTCGAAGTCGACCTCCAGGTAATGATCCTGGAACGTGTGGTTCTGCTCCGGGTCGAGCACTTCCAAAAGCGCCGACGCAGGATCGCCGCGGAAATCCATCCCCAGCTTGTCGATCTCGTCGAGGAGGAAGACCGGGTTCCGCGAGCCGGCCCGCTTCATCCCCTGGATCATGCGCCCTGGGAGCGACCCGATGTAGGTGCGCCGATGCCCGCGGATCTCGGCCTCGTCCCGCACGCCGCCCAGCGACATGCGGATGAACTTCCGCCCGAGGGCGCGGGCGATCGATTTCCCGAGTGAGGTCTTACCGACGCCGGGCGGGCCGACGAAGCAGAGGATGGGGCCCTTCAGCTGACCCGACAGCTTCAAGACAGCCAGGTACTCGACGATCCGCTCTTTCACCTTCTTCAGCCCGTAGTGATCCTCGTCGAGGATCCGCTCTACCGCCTTGATGTCGTGGTTGTCCTCGGTCAGGATGCTCCACGGAAGCGACACCAGCCAGTCGACGTAGTTGCGGACGACGGTGGCCTCGGGCGACATGAACGACATCTTCTGGAGCTTGTCGAGCTCCTTCATCGCCTTGTCGTTCACTTCCTTTGGCATCTTGGCCTTCTTGACCTGCTGGATCAGCTCCTCGATCTCGTTCGAGAACTCGTTCTGGTAGCCGAGCTCCTTGCGGATCGCCTTGAGCTGCTCGTTGAGATAGAACTCCTTCTGGTTCTTGTGGACCTGGCTCCGGACCTGGCCCTCGATCTTCCGCTCGAGCTTCAAGATCTCCAGCTCGCTCGCCATCGTCCGGCTCAGAAGCCGGAAGCGCTCGACCAGATCGTCCTGCTCGAGGATCTCCTGCTTCACCCCCACCTTGAGGATCATGTGGGAGGCGATCGTGTAGGAGAGAAGAACCGGATTCGCGATGTTGTTCGCGTTCGAGAGGATCTCGTCCGGGACGCGGCGGTTCAGGTGGACATAGTCGTTGAACGAGGCGAGGACGTTCCGGGTCAGGGCCTCGAGCTGCGGCTCGGGCTGCATCTCGTCCTTCAGCACCGTGACGGAGGCCGACATCGAGTCCGCGCCCGAGAAGAACTTCTTCGCCTTCCCGCGGCAGATCCCCTCGACCAGAACCCGCATGGTCCCGTCGGGGAGGCGGAAGAGCTGGAGCACGCGCACGACCGTCCCGATTCGGTAGAGGTCCTTGGAGGCAGGGTCGGTCACCTCGGGGCGGCGCTGGGCCAGGACGAAGACGACCCGGTCCTTCTGGACCGCGGCCTCGATCGCGTTCACCGACGCGACACGGCCCACGAGGAGCGGAATGGTCATGTATGGGAAAATGACGACGTCCCGGAGCGGGAGAAGCGGAATCCGCTCCCGGATCTCGAATACCTCGCCGTCGCGTTCGACTCGTGTCATGAGTTAAGCCTCTTTCCGACGCCGATCGGCCCGATGGGTCAAGATCGGCTGCGCCTTCTTTTCGATGACCTCGCGCGTGATCGTGCAACCCACGACCTCCAGGCGAGAGGGAATTTCGTACATCAGGTCCAGCATGGCCTCTTCGAGCACCGCGCGCAGACCCCGCGCGCCGGTTCCGCGCTTCAGCGCCAGCTCCGCGACCGCCTCGAGGCCGTCCTCCGTGAACTCGAGCTTGACTCCCTCCATGTCGAAGAACTTCTGGTACTGCTTGGTGATCGCGTTCTTCGGCTTGGTGAGGATGTCGATGAGCGACGCCTTGCTGAGCGAGTCGAGGGCCCCGATTACCGGGAGCCGCCCCACGAGCTCGGGAATCAGCCCATAGCGAAGAAGATCGTCCGGCTCGACAAGCGACAGAAGCTCGCCCAGGTTTCGATCCTTGCGGCTCTTGATCTCGGCGCCGAAGCCCATCGCCTTCTGGCTCACGCGGCGCTCGACGATCT encodes the following:
- a CDS encoding diaminopimelate decarboxylase, which encodes MFLTPREAAAVRERFGTPCYVYDRATLEAAARRALAFPHAFGITVRYAIKANSNHAVLGIFRDLGLHIDASSDHEVERALRAGFAPERIMLTSQMPSRRLEEFVERRILYNACSLHQLDRFGHAFAGRDVTIRVNPGLGSGSIHRVNTGGPASSFGIWHEYLDEAKATAARHRVTIRGLHTHIGSGNDPAVWTRVASMVLDIAERLLDVATVSLGGGFKVARVAGEHETDLAVVGAVVRDALLDFQRRTGRSLRLEIEPGTYLVANGGLVLATCVDVVDTGVGGYVFAKLDTGMTEVTRPSLYGAQHPIEVVASKRPQTAVVFVGPCCETGDILTPASGDPEALAPREVPLPEIGDLVVVGGAGAYCAAMSTSNYNSYPTAPEVMRESEGRFRLVRRRETIDQLLSNEVSEAS
- a CDS encoding adenylosuccinate synthase translates to MSCRVVVGAQWGDEGKGKIVDLLSQEADVVARYQGGPNAGHTVCVGDKQFILHLIPSGILRPRTVCYIGNGVVIDPEALRTEREKLLKQGISVEGRLFVSGSAHVILPDHRVLERQTEGGDSPIGTTGRGIGPAYTDKAGRVGLRVVDLLDPEIRSERLRSLRERTLRMVGTDAPVEPMEDVLARCERDAELLRPIVANVSREVNAALAAGKRILLEGAQGTHLDLDHGTYPYVTSSSAVSGGACTGVGIGPTYIDEVIGVAKAYATRVGNGPFPSELEGKLAEILREEGNEYGATTGRPRRCGWFDAVAIRHAVRVNGLTQIVITKLDVLDSLTEVQAVTAYDVRGVRVVEMPESLAELRDARPVCERFQGWEAATGRARQWDDLPREARRYLDRLEELAGVPIRLVSVGSGRDENVQRHANPRPTHTVGR
- the lon gene encoding endopeptidase La: MRERIPLLPLRDVVIFPYMTIPLLVGRVASVNAIEAAVQKDRVVFVLAQRRPEVTDPASKDLYRIGTVVRVLQLFRLPDGTMRVLVEGICRGKAKKFFSGADSMSASVTVLKDEMQPEPQLEALTRNVLASFNDYVHLNRRVPDEILSNANNIANPVLLSYTIASHMILKVGVKQEILEQDDLVERFRLLSRTMASELEILKLERKIEGQVRSQVHKNQKEFYLNEQLKAIRKELGYQNEFSNEIEELIQQVKKAKMPKEVNDKAMKELDKLQKMSFMSPEATVVRNYVDWLVSLPWSILTEDNHDIKAVERILDEDHYGLKKVKERIVEYLAVLKLSGQLKGPILCFVGPPGVGKTSLGKSIARALGRKFIRMSLGGVRDEAEIRGHRRTYIGSLPGRMIQGMKRAGSRNPVFLLDEIDKLGMDFRGDPASALLEVLDPEQNHTFQDHYLEVDFDLSQVMFITTSNTLYSIPAALVDRMEIIRLPGYLEFEKVEIAKKFLLPKEAKAHGLEPTDLKIGDKALRGIINQYTREAGVRNLEREIAAVCRKIARKKATTGKARTFHVTESGLQAYLGVPKFLDSQIERRSRVGVATGLAWTDAGGDLLNVEVSVVPGSGALSLTGKLGETMRESGLAALSYTRSRATPLGLDKKFYKDVDVHVHLPEGAIPKDGPSAGITMATALVSALTGVPTRDDVAMTGEITLLGNVLPIGGLNEKVVAAMRAGVKEVIIPKLNEKDLKELPDFVRNGVIFRLVETMDEVLEIALNPGESRQSVQRDPDEERVHLAH